Proteins encoded together in one Telopea speciosissima isolate NSW1024214 ecotype Mountain lineage chromosome 6, Tspe_v1, whole genome shotgun sequence window:
- the LOC122664914 gene encoding CMP-sialic acid transporter 1-like isoform X2: MHWYFVAALLTILTSSQGILTTLSQSDGGYKYDYATVPFLAEVFKLLVSSFLLWRECKSSPLPRMTTEWKSMRLYPIPSIIYLIHNNVQFATLTFVDTSTYQIMGNLKIVTTGILFRLFLKRKLSNLQWMAIVLLAVGTTTSQVKGCGENSCDSFFSAPIQGYMLGILSACLSALAGVYTEYLMKKNNDSLYWQNVQLYTFGAIFNMARLLLDDFKSEFEQGPWWQRLFNGYSITTWMVVLNLGSTGLLVSWLMKYADNIVKIFLESLCLNPACLQYIATEELCPFC; encoded by the exons ATGCACTGGTACTTCGTAGCTGCGCTTCTCACCATTCTTACCAGTTCTCAG GGAATTTTGACAACACTCTCACAAAGTGATGGGGGATACAAGTATGACTATGCGACTGTTCCTTTTCTTGCTGAAGTTTTTAAG CTGCTggtatcttcttttcttctttggcgGGAGTGCAAGTCATCGCCTCTTCCAAGGATGACCACAGAATGGAAAAGCATGCGTTTATACCCAATTCCTTCCATTATATACTTAATCCACAACAATGTTCAATTTGCTACCCTTACATTTGTGGATACATCAACGTATCAAATAATGGGTAATCTGAAGATTGTCACAACTGGCATATTATTCAG GCTGTTCCTGAAGAGGAAACTGTCTAATCTGCAGTGGATGGCTATTGTTCTGCTAGCTGTTGGTACAACCACGAGCCAG GTCAAAGGTTGTGGTGAGAATTCATGTGACTCCTTTTTCTCAGCTCCAATCCAAGGTTACATGTTGGGGATCCTTTCTGCTTGTCTCTCGGCCTTAGCAGGTGTTTATACAGAATAtctgatgaagaagaacaatgacaGCCTGTACTGGCAGAATGTACAATTATATAC GTTTGGTGCGATCTTCAACATGGCACGGCTTCTCCTGGATGATTTCAAGAGTGAATTTGAGCAGGGACCATGGTGGCAACGCCTGTTTAATGGATACAGTATTACAACTTGGATGGTGGTATTAAATTTGGGATCTACTGGGTTGCTAGTCTCATGGTTAATGAAGTATGCTGACAATATTGTGAAG ATTTTTCTTGAATCACTATGTTTGAACCCTGCATGTCTACAGTACATTGCTACCGAAGAGCTTTGCCCCTTCTGTTGA
- the LOC122664914 gene encoding CMP-sialic acid transporter 1-like isoform X1, with protein MHWYFVAALLTILTSSQGILTTLSQSDGGYKYDYATVPFLAEVFKLLVSSFLLWRECKSSPLPRMTTEWKSMRLYPIPSIIYLIHNNVQFATLTFVDTSTYQIMGNLKIVTTGILFRLFLKRKLSNLQWMAIVLLAVGTTTSQVKGCGENSCDSFFSAPIQGYMLGILSACLSALAGVYTEYLMKKNNDSLYWQNVQLYTFGAIFNMARLLLDDFKSEFEQGPWWQRLFNGYSITTWMVVLNLGSTGLLVSWLMKYADNIVKVYSTSMAMLLTMILSAYLFNFRPTLQLFLGIIICMMSLHMYFAPPSMLVELPLTVKATPKNLAEVSVHQTTDS; from the exons ATGCACTGGTACTTCGTAGCTGCGCTTCTCACCATTCTTACCAGTTCTCAG GGAATTTTGACAACACTCTCACAAAGTGATGGGGGATACAAGTATGACTATGCGACTGTTCCTTTTCTTGCTGAAGTTTTTAAG CTGCTggtatcttcttttcttctttggcgGGAGTGCAAGTCATCGCCTCTTCCAAGGATGACCACAGAATGGAAAAGCATGCGTTTATACCCAATTCCTTCCATTATATACTTAATCCACAACAATGTTCAATTTGCTACCCTTACATTTGTGGATACATCAACGTATCAAATAATGGGTAATCTGAAGATTGTCACAACTGGCATATTATTCAG GCTGTTCCTGAAGAGGAAACTGTCTAATCTGCAGTGGATGGCTATTGTTCTGCTAGCTGTTGGTACAACCACGAGCCAG GTCAAAGGTTGTGGTGAGAATTCATGTGACTCCTTTTTCTCAGCTCCAATCCAAGGTTACATGTTGGGGATCCTTTCTGCTTGTCTCTCGGCCTTAGCAGGTGTTTATACAGAATAtctgatgaagaagaacaatgacaGCCTGTACTGGCAGAATGTACAATTATATAC GTTTGGTGCGATCTTCAACATGGCACGGCTTCTCCTGGATGATTTCAAGAGTGAATTTGAGCAGGGACCATGGTGGCAACGCCTGTTTAATGGATACAGTATTACAACTTGGATGGTGGTATTAAATTTGGGATCTACTGGGTTGCTAGTCTCATGGTTAATGAAGTATGCTGACAATATTGTGAAG GTGTATTCCACATCAATGGCCATGCTTTTGACAATGATCTTATCTGCGTACCTCTTTAATTTCAGGCCGACACTGCAG CTTTTCTTGGGGATTATTATCTGTATGATGTCACTACACATGTATTTTGCTCCTCCTAGCATGCTTGTAGAGTTGCCTTTGACAGTAAAAGCAACCCCCAAGAATCTTGCTGAAGTTTCTGTTCATCAAACAACAGATTCCTGA
- the LOC122664913 gene encoding cyclin-dependent kinase 8-like has protein sequence MDQFRQIGKVLGSLNALMVFQHDIRINQRQCCLLSDVFTLAFQGIAEELKQNLRFEEKHTKWKALEYPLRELHRVFKEGEIYVQQCMDNKDWLSKVISLSRNTECVEFHIHNLLSCIPIVIEAIETAGEISGCDQDEILKKRVVLSRKYEREWMDPKLFQWNFGKLYLVSQDICNRLDAVWKDDRWLLLEAIRERRSSVPVTKQEQRLMELLLKNLDTNKPSDGKLYPSSILVGSKDYHVRRRLGSGSQFKEVHWLGESFVVRHFFGEIEPAIPEISLLSSLSHPNILQYLCGFSDEEKKECFLVMELMNKDLNGYIKELCSPRRMVPFSVPVAVDLMLQIARGMEYLHSHKIYHGELNPNNILVRSRNSSDGYLQVKISGFGLSSIKKFSHRSSSNQNEAPFIWYAPEVLSDQEQPESTSSCKYAEKADIYSFGMICFELLTGKVPFEDAHLQGDKMSRNIRAGERPLFPFPSPKYLTNLTKKCWHTDPTQRPSFSSICRILRYIKRFLVLNPDHSQPDPPMPPVDFCDIEAWFSKKFSVEGSPDPAPVSHIPFEMFAYKAMEKERISVNFRDRSSESGSDGTSGCGDENAALVDDPFPVAPEKKNPVGSEHTNKKLSLVKKTTDAKANKQTGTPKGRASRPPPQLTQFSRSMRLNSESQLSAVMNPLRQRTSGHASDSELA, from the exons ATGGATCAATTCAGGCAGATAGGGAAGGTTTTAGGGAGTTTAAATGCTCTCATGGTATTTCAACACGACATCCGGATTAACCAGCGCCAGTGCTGTTTGCTGTCTGATGTCTTCACTCTCGCGTTTCAAGGCATCGCAGAGGAGCTCAAGCAAAATCTGAGATTTGAAGAGAAGCACACCAAATGGAAGGCACTTGAGTACCCATTGAGAGAGCTTCACCGTGTCTTCAAAGAAGGGGAAATCTATGTTCAGCAGTGCATGGACAACAAGGATTGGCTGTCCAAAGTCATTTCCCTGTCACGGAACACAGAATGCGTCGAATTCCACATCCACAACTTGCTCTCTTGCATCCCAATCGTCATTGAAGCTATAGAGACAGCAGGAGAAATCTCAGGGTGTGACCAGGATGAGATCCTGAAGAAGAGGGTAGTCTTGTCAAGGAAGTATGAGAGGGAGTGGATGGACCCAAAACTCTTCCAATGGAATTTCGGGAAGCTTTACCTGGTTTCTCAAGATATCTGCAACAGATTGGATGCCGTTTGGAAGGACGATAGGTGGCTTCTTCTAGAGGCAATCAGAGAAAGGAGGAGTTCAGTGCCTGTAACCAAACAAGAGCAACGTCTCATGGAGCTCCTACTCAAGAACCTTGACACCAACAAACCCTCCGATGGGAAGCTCTACCCAAGCTCAATATTGGTGGGTTCAAAAGACTACCATGTTAGGAGGCGACTAGGGAGTGGGAGCCAATTCAAGGAAGTCCATTGGTTAGGTGAAAGCTTCGTTGTAAGACATTTCTTCGGAGAGATTGAGCCTGCAATTCCTGAGATATCTCTTCTCTCATCCCTCTCTCACCCTAACATATTGCAATACCTTTGTGGGTTCTcagatgaagaaaagaaagagtgtTTCCTAGTTATGGAGCTGATGAATAAGGACCTCAATGGCTATATCAAAGAGCTTTGCAGCCCGAGGAGGATGGTTCCATTTTCTGTTCCCGTAGCAGTCGATCTAATGCTTCAGATTGCTAGAGGGATGGAGTATCTCCACTCCCACAAGATATACCACGGAGAATTAAATCCAAATAACATCCTAGTTCGATCAAGGAATTCCTCTGATGGATACTTGCAAGTGAAAATATCAGGATTTGGCCTATCCTCTATTAAGAAATTCAGCCATCGATCCTCCTCAAATCAAAATGAGGCACCATTCATCTGGTATGCTCCAGAGGTTCTATCGGACCAAGAACAGCCAGAGAGTACCTCCAGTTGCAAGTACGCTGAGAAGGCAGATATTTATAGCTTTGGGATGATTTGCTTTGAGCTTTTGACAGGGAAGGTTCCATTTGAGGATGCACATCTCCAGGGAGACAAGATGAGCAGAAACATTAGGGCAGGGGAGAGGCCACTCTTCCCATTCCCTTCACCAAAATACCTTACCAACTTGACCAAAAAATGTTGGCATACTGACCCAACTCAGCGTCCAAGTTTCTCATCCATCTGTAGGATCCTCCGCTACATCAAGCGGTTCCTAGTGCTGAACCCAGACCATAGCCAGCCTGATCCTCCAATGCCGCCTGTTGATTTCTGTGATATAGAGGCATGGTTCTCCAAGAAGTTCTCTGTAGAAGGGAGTCCTGACCCAGCACCGGTATCACATATCCCGTTTGAGATGTTTGCGTATAAGGCAATGGAGAAGGAGAGGATCAGTGTGAATTTTAGAGACAGAAGTTCGGAATCTGGCAGTGATGGCACTTCGGGTTGTGGGGATGAGAATGCAGCTCTGGTGGATGATCCATTCCCTGTAGCACCCGAGAAAAAAAATCCAGTTGGTTCCGAGCATACCAACAAGAAACTTTCACTGGTAAAGAAGACTACCGATGCAAAGGCCAACAAACAAACAG GAACACCAAAAGGACGAGCATCAAGACCACCTCCACAACTGACCCAATTTAGTCGCAGTATGAGGCTGAATTCTGAGAGCCAGCTTTCAGCAGTGATGAACCCACTCAGGCAGAGAACATCTGGTCATGCCTCAGATTCTGAGTTAGCTTAG